A single window of Hylaeus volcanicus isolate JK05 chromosome 8, UHH_iyHylVolc1.0_haploid, whole genome shotgun sequence DNA harbors:
- the LOC128881220 gene encoding peptidyl-prolyl cis-trans isomerase-like 3, which translates to MSVTLHTDVGDIKIELFCELCPKTCENFLALCASNYYDGCLFHRNIKGFIVQTGDPTQSGKGGSSIWNRKFEDEFKEELKHNARGLVSMANNGPNTNGSQFFITYGPQPHLDLKYTLFGKVIDGLETLEQLEKLPVNPKNYKPLNETRINNVTIHANPLAG; encoded by the exons ATG agCGTAACTTTGCATACCGACGTCGGAGACATAAAGATAGAATTATTTTGCGAATTGTGTCCGAAAACGTGCGAG AATTTTCTAGCTTTGTGCGCTAGTAATTATTATGATGGTTGCTTATTTCACCGAAATATAAAAGGATTTATCGTGCAAACTGGAGATCCCACGCAAAGTGGTAAAGGTGGATCTTCGATATGGAATCGTAAATTTGAAGACGAGTTCAAGGAAGAATTGAAACATAATGCTAGAGGTCTTGTATCTATGGCTAATAACGGTCCGAATACAAACGGTAGTCAATTTTTTATCACATATGGACCCCAACCACATTTAGATCTGAAGTATACTTTATTTGGAAA ggTAATAGACGGCTTAGAAACTCTTgaacaattagaaaaattaccTGTAaatccaaaaaattacaaaccgCTTAATGAAACTCGCATAAACAACGTAACTATACATGCTAATCCTTTGGCAGGGTAG